The Fodinibius saliphilus genome segment CAAGACCATTAACAGCTGCCAACCGGTCGTACGGCAGAAGCTTTTCCATCTTCAATAACTGTCGATACTGTGCAGCTGCTCGCACATATTTTTTCTCGTTAAAATACCGTTCTCCTTGTACCAAGTATAATTTGGGCGAGTATTCTTTTACGGATAACTCTTCATCAATATCAATATGACTGATAGGGTTGCTTTCCCGTTCAATAATAATAGGATGATTGGAAAGCTCAATATCATGTCCCCGTATATACTGTGTTGAATCGGGCAAGTTTCGGCCTGAAAAAATGTTAGATCCATTATTCGCCGCTGCATTAATCAAACGCATCTGGTAAAACTGACGACTGCGGTCCTCTTTTTCTTGGCGAATGAGGGTAGGCGTCCATGTCCGATCACTCAAGGAATGCTTATCTGGGAAGCTACTCAATCGTACAGTCTCATCATCTTCAACAAAGAGCACCCAGTTTTTTCGCACTTTATCAAGTATTGTATTCCAAACTTCTGAACGTACACTTTCCTCTTCATAACGGTACCAATCAATACCATCCGTGATCTCTTCAGGGCGCTCGGCTTTGCCAGCTACCGTCACATGCGCAAACTGCTCAGCCCACTGCGACAGCTTTCTATTATCGAGATATGACATATCAGACAAAAACAAAACAACTTCTGCCCACTCCATACCGCTATTTCCTTGAGGTGCTACTGGTGCAAGTTCATTATTCATAGTACAATCCCTGTAGTAAACCGAAGAAGAACGATGAGTTCTAAACGGTTAGGTTATAAAATTAGATATAATTAAGTAATGTGTTTTCAAACATCTTGCTATGTACTGCCATAGCCGATTCGTACGCTACTTGGTTTCGCTGAAGGTTTGAAAATGCCTGTGCATAGTTGGTATCTACCAATTCACTCACGTCAGACTCTTGGGTAATTCTTGTGGATTCGTACTGCTCATACATAAAATTCATGCGGTTAATATTATCCCCTAAACGCGAAGTTAAATCAGTAGCATGTTGAATCATGTCATCACTTTCTGACAAAAGTCCATTAATACCATCAGAGTCGTTATTACGAAAAGCTTGCTCAATATCTCCTAATAGGGTAAACATATCCTGTCCATTAACATCGGCAATCTCTTGTCCGGTAATACTGATATTAATTTTCACTCCATCACCAGCTACTATTTTCGGAGGCTTATTATTACTGTTATTTGTTACTGTAGAGCCACTAAGCTCAAAAGGCTTGGCATCACTTTTAGTGCCAGCGAAGAGGTAACGATCTCCATAATCCCTATTTAAACTATCAACAATATTCTTTCGAATACCTGATATTTGATTGGCCATATTTTCTCTCTCACTATCTCCTACCGAACTAGAAGCTCCCTTTACCATCACTTCTTTAACCTTCATAAGGTTGTCAACAATATCATCCAATGCTTCTTGGGCAAGTCTGCCCTGGCGCGTACCACTTTCCAAATTACTTTGATACTGGGTAGTTTTTTTGATATTCCCTTCAACAATTCTACTGCTTTGAAAAGAAATAGGGTCTTGCGAGGGGGCCCGAACAGATCGACCACTGGATAGGGAGGATTGTATTTGAGCCATTTCATTGCGATTCTGATTCACATCCCGCATGAAACTACTAAAGATTGTCTTTTGTGTAATTCGCATAATATTTACCTATCTAAACAATACTGATTAGTGTGTCATACATTCGTTGGCCAGCGCTCATAACCTTAGCTGCCCCCTGATATGCATTTTGAAATTTTATCATCTTACTTAATTCTTCGTCTACATTTACCCCAGCTGTTTCTTCTTGTTGCTTTTTAAGCATTTGAATTTCAGAATCTCGTGCTGCGATGGTTGAATTAAGGCTATTTACTTTTACGCCGGGCTCACTAATTACCCCTACCGTATAATCATTAAGACGTTGGTTAGTAGCATTGTCGCCAATAATTTCTTCATTTCTCATAGCAGCAATCTGTGCTGCTATTTCACCGTTTCCTGCTTCTCCGGCAGCTGATGAAGCAGCAATATTATTGGTATTATCAACAATAGACTGTTTTACCTTAATGGTCTGTGCCGTAGTTCCGGAAGCATCAAAGAAATTACGCTGTACATTATCGTCCAGCCCATATCCATTGCTATGGAGATTATTAAATTTCTCTACTACCGTTTTCGCAATCTTGTCTAATTTATCTTTGAGAGCCGGAATATTTTCCTCATACATTTCAACTTCGGCCCCAATGCGGCCGCCTTTAGGTTCAATAACATGGCCACTTTCCATTCGAAGCCGATACTTTTTATTGACATCATCAACTTCAGATTTTATTTCATAATACTGGTTTTCATCTACCACGCTATGACCACCGATCTGTATTTGCACAGCACCGGTTTTCGTAAGGCGACTTTCAAAGTCTACAAGCTCTGCTAACTCACCCATTTTTGCTACTCGCTTATCCAGGCTGGCATGATCTGGCTGCCCCTTAGATTGCCCCTGTTGTATGGACTTGTTCAGCTCATTGATATCACTAAGTAATGAATTTATGGAACCAACCGTTTTCCCGGCCAGTGTACGAACCTGGTCGCTGGTTTCATCAACATTATTGCTGGTCTCTCGCATTTTTGCTGAAAGTTGCTGAGCCTCACTTACCAGGTTATTCCGAATACTAACATCCTGCGGGTCACTGGCCATCTCAGAAAAGTTATTAAACAGTACACTAACCTGACTATCCAGATCCTTACCGGAGTCGGATACCATAATAGATTCCAGCTTTTCAAAGATATCTCCTTTTTTCTGCAGATATCCCATATGCTGCTTCTTCTTATTCAGCAAAGTATCATTAATACCGTCGCGAAGACGGGTTATTTCCTGAACATTAACACCCAACCCCACGTGGTAGCCATCTTTCTGCATACCGTTAGGAGTTTTTTCAACACGTTGCCGACTATAGCCCGGGGTATCAGCATTAATAATATTATTGGAAGTTACCGATAATGATCGCTGGGAACTTCGGAGACCACTCTTTGCAATTTCAAATATTGACTTCATATTATGCTTCTTTATTTACTGCCATTCCGGATGCAATTTCTTCTCTACCGCCGCCTGAGCTATAGTGCGTATTTTTCTGATTATGCAGACGATATATTGAATGCATAAGCTCAACATTACGATTTAGTGCAAACTCCAAAAGTTCATTTAACTTTTTATGCTTACGCTTTAGCAAGCGGGTATGAGTACCAAGTGACTCCTCCCACTGCTCAATCATCTGCCCATATTGAGGATACGTTTCTTTGAGATGTTCTAGCTTTAATCTCTCATCCTTAGGAGGCGTCATATCTTGTAGCTGATCAATAAATTGCTTCTCCTGTTCTTTAAATGACCCCTTCAAGGTGGTATATCGCTCTGCGAATTCTTCTATTTTTTTATCATTAGAAGCAATAACGGCTTTCGTTTGATTATCGATAGTCTGAATCAACTTTTGTGATAAGACCTCTAACTCTTCTACCGTCTGACCGAATGCACTAAACTTTTCTTCCTTTTGCATAATCGTTTACCTGCTGAGAATTAATTATCTTTAACTCGTTTTAGCTATCCTATTTGTTGTATTTAGTAACAAGGTCTGCCATCCCTAACTTGCGCTGTTCAGCAATTTCAGTTGCCAAGGTATCGACAATATGCTTCCGATATAAGTTATTCGATTGTCCCATCAGCCCCTTGTTATCGCCCATCTTAAATGAATCTTTAGTCATCTCCTTTACCAGCTTTCTGGCAAAAATTTTTTCAAAATTGGTGGCAACTTCTTCTTGCTTGCTATTGCTATTGTTCGGGGCAATTTCATTTTGCATTGAATTTGCTACTAAACTTATATCCATAATAGTATTACCTTTAAATTTTTATTCCTTTCTACTGTGCTTCCGACTTACATTACTATCAATTCTCCTTGCAAAGCACCGGCACGATCCAGAGCCTGAAATATGGAGATAATATCTCGTGGACTTAACCCCAATGAATTTAGGGCCTCAGCCAACTGTTGTACATTCGTATCAGGATCTAACACTATATTTTGAGCAGACTCTTCACTAATTCCCACTTGTGGAACAGGCACCACTTGTGTTTCTCCACCACTAAATGCCGGCGGCTGACTGATTAATGGGTTAACCTGGGTGCGTACTTGTACAGTACCATGCGAAACCATCGCATTGTCAATAGTGACATTGCCTCCCGCAACTACCGTACCTGTACGTTCATTAACCACTACACGCGCCGGCTTATGCAAGTCAACCCTCTGCTCCATAATTGTACTGATAAAAATATTTCTCATTCCCTGTTCCTGGAATGCATCCGGCCATTGTACATTCACTAATCCAGGATTAAATACAGAAGCAATCTGTTCATCAAAATTTGTATTTATCGCTTCTACAATACGACGTGCATTAATATATCCCGGTTTATCTAATACCAACCCAAGAGGTTCATTGGGATTGAGTTCAAAAACCTCATTATCTTCAACAATACCGCCACCCGGAACTGTTGCTGTTAATGAACCATTGCGCGAAATTTGTGAAGCTCCAAGTTCAGATTTTACTCCACCTACAACAAGAGCTCCCTGGGCCTTTGCATATACTTTTTGGGTGCCCGGCACCAACAGTGGTGTTTCAAGTAACACCCCACCTTTAAGGCTACTGGCATCGCCCAAAGAAGAAACTGTAATATCAATTTCGCTCCCTCTTGCATGGTAAGGCCCCATATCTGCGGTAACCATCACAGCAGCCACATTACGAGTACGAAGTCGCGAAGGGTCAACATTAATTCCGAAATTTTCAAGCATGTTGGCAATAGACTGAACGGTAAACTGCGATCCCCGGCTACTTATAGTGCGATCACCGGTACGGTCCAAACCCGCTACCAAACCATAGCCAACAATTTTTTTGGCCTGTGCATCTTTAACTTTGACATGGCTATTCAGGCGACCTTGGGCTTTAACATCGATTGAGACCATAAAAACCAAGATCATAATCGGCAGAAAAAGCTGTAAGCAATATTTTTTATGTGTATGAAATTTCATAAGTCCACGTTTATACTTGTTAATTCATCGCCTTCATAACGGCAGCTGCACCTAATGCAATACCTACACCGGTTAAAACTGCCTTTTTTATAAATCCATCTTTCTTCTTTATCCGATCAAGACCACCTTCCTTTTCGTAGTTAATCTTTGCATTACTCACTCGATAAGAGAGTACCTGGTTTCTCCCATTAATATCCTTAGGACGAACTATTCCAGATAGATCGATCTTATGCTTTTC includes the following:
- a CDS encoding flagellar basal body P-ring protein FlgI, yielding MKFHTHKKYCLQLFLPIMILVFMVSIDVKAQGRLNSHVKVKDAQAKKIVGYGLVAGLDRTGDRTISSRGSQFTVQSIANMLENFGINVDPSRLRTRNVAAVMVTADMGPYHARGSEIDITVSSLGDASSLKGGVLLETPLLVPGTQKVYAKAQGALVVGGVKSELGASQISRNGSLTATVPGGGIVEDNEVFELNPNEPLGLVLDKPGYINARRIVEAINTNFDEQIASVFNPGLVNVQWPDAFQEQGMRNIFISTIMEQRVDLHKPARVVVNERTGTVVAGGNVTIDNAMVSHGTVQVRTQVNPLISQPPAFSGGETQVVPVPQVGISEESAQNIVLDPDTNVQQLAEALNSLGLSPRDIISIFQALDRAGALQGELIVM
- the flgK gene encoding flagellar hook-associated protein FlgK: MKSIFEIAKSGLRSSQRSLSVTSNNIINADTPGYSRQRVEKTPNGMQKDGYHVGLGVNVQEITRLRDGINDTLLNKKKQHMGYLQKKGDIFEKLESIMVSDSGKDLDSQVSVLFNNFSEMASDPQDVSIRNNLVSEAQQLSAKMRETSNNVDETSDQVRTLAGKTVGSINSLLSDINELNKSIQQGQSKGQPDHASLDKRVAKMGELAELVDFESRLTKTGAVQIQIGGHSVVDENQYYEIKSEVDDVNKKYRLRMESGHVIEPKGGRIGAEVEMYEENIPALKDKLDKIAKTVVEKFNNLHSNGYGLDDNVQRNFFDASGTTAQTIKVKQSIVDNTNNIAASSAAGEAGNGEIAAQIAAMRNEEIIGDNATNQRLNDYTVGVISEPGVKVNSLNSTIAARDSEIQMLKKQQEETAGVNVDEELSKMIKFQNAYQGAAKVMSAGQRMYDTLISIV
- a CDS encoding tetratricopeptide repeat protein; translated protein: MNNELAPVAPQGNSGMEWAEVVLFLSDMSYLDNRKLSQWAEQFAHVTVAGKAERPEEITDGIDWYRYEEESVRSEVWNTILDKVRKNWVLFVEDDETVRLSSFPDKHSLSDRTWTPTLIRQEKEDRSRQFYQMRLINAAANNGSNIFSGRNLPDSTQYIRGHDIELSNHPIIIERESNPISHIDIDEELSVKEYSPKLYLVQGERYFNEKKYVRAAAQYRQLLKMEKLLPYDRLAAVNGLASCLTEQHKWTNAMTLAEESLKAESLQSLPYLIKYRIFELKKEWGKAHETLSQYYRRFSLYSRANFDRNIDEEKTLVSLANVALKSGDRKAAAGYFENLFSFKRGDIDRSLLKKVLVMSVELDDYERSVYLFERMFGDKLPDKLDAQGREELEEIMTLFMSRKWHEYVSQVYTKLHNAYPEDSTYKRRLIVTLTKTNRLDKAKSMVANIV